The Betaproteobacteria bacterium genome has a window encoding:
- the msrB gene encoding peptide-methionine (R)-S-oxide reductase, with the protein MNRRQLLVSIPGLWLCAVLPATAKENRVTPLQKPKSEWKTLLPPTSYNVLFEEDTERPGTSPLDKEKRAGTYVCAACYLPLFSSGTKYESGTGWPSFFDSLPGALGTKKDRTIIWVRTEYHCARCGGHQGHVFDDGPKPTGLRYCNNGVALRFVPKEEQLPELRT; encoded by the coding sequence ATGAATAGACGCCAATTACTCGTAAGCATTCCAGGGCTTTGGCTCTGCGCAGTGCTGCCCGCCACCGCCAAGGAAAACCGTGTGACTCCTCTTCAAAAACCTAAATCGGAGTGGAAAACTCTGCTTCCTCCCACGAGCTACAACGTGCTGTTCGAGGAAGACACCGAGCGCCCCGGAACCAGTCCTCTAGACAAGGAAAAGCGCGCCGGCACCTATGTCTGCGCGGCGTGCTATCTACCGCTTTTCAGCAGCGGCACGAAGTACGAAAGCGGCACCGGCTGGCCGAGTTTCTTCGATTCTTTGCCGGGTGCGCTCGGCACGAAGAAGGACAGGACCATCATCTGGGTACGCACGGAATATCACTGCGCGCGCTGCGGCGGTCACCAAGGCCACGTGTTCGATGACGGCCCGAAGCCCACGGGGCTGCGTTATTGCAACAACGGCGTGGCACTGCGTTTCGTGCCCAAGGAAGAGCAACTACCGGAGCTACGAACATGA
- a CDS encoding MarR family transcriptional regulator has protein sequence MIDLNLQAQLREAIELFYFGYRAFTAHPDRVLEQRGLGRVHHRILYFVGRNPDTSVNALLGVLGVTKQALNGPLRQLIQMKQIAMRTAPHDGRVKQLRLTYEGEKLEARLTQTQMKQLDAVFSEVGPQAEAAWCAVMHALSKQE, from the coding sequence ATGATTGACCTAAATCTCCAGGCCCAGCTCCGAGAGGCCATCGAATTGTTCTACTTCGGTTACCGCGCCTTCACGGCGCACCCGGACCGCGTGCTGGAACAGCGCGGCCTTGGCAGGGTGCATCACCGCATCCTGTACTTCGTGGGGCGCAATCCCGATACCAGTGTGAACGCGCTCCTCGGTGTATTGGGCGTAACCAAGCAGGCATTGAACGGCCCCTTGCGCCAGCTCATCCAAATGAAGCAGATCGCCATGCGAACGGCGCCCCACGACGGGCGCGTCAAGCAACTGCGCTTGACCTACGAGGGAGAGAAGCTGGAGGCGCGCCTCACTCAAACCCAAATGAAGCAACTCGATGCGGTATTCTCCGAGGTTGGACCTCAAGCCGAAGCCGCGTGGTGCGCGGTGATGCACGCGCTGTCGAAGCAAGAGTAA
- a CDS encoding formylglycine-generating enzyme family protein has protein sequence MKTIFGIMILLVFSTGGFAQEAKPGTTFKDCPVCPEMIVIPPGEFVMGSPIEESGQTDEKPQHKVKIAKPFAVGKLEVTFDQWDACTAEGKCPKASDDDLGRGDRPAININWSEARSYVQWLSQKTGKKYRLLSESEWEYSARAGTTTAWYWGVSEGSQGSLRTCQYANVHDESSSAAHPLYVWSAHPCDDGYAETAPTGKFKPNAFGLHDMSGNVREWIEDCFHLNYTGAPADGSAWQESTCEKRIVRGGSWIDGFQTVRSAYRHTLDPAQRAYHVGFRVARDL, from the coding sequence ATGAAGACAATTTTCGGCATCATGATCCTTCTCGTTTTTTCCACCGGGGGTTTCGCCCAAGAGGCTAAGCCCGGTACGACCTTCAAGGACTGTCCTGTTTGCCCCGAGATGATTGTAATTCCCCCCGGCGAGTTCGTGATGGGTTCGCCCATCGAGGAGAGCGGCCAGACCGACGAGAAGCCCCAGCACAAAGTGAAGATCGCGAAGCCTTTCGCGGTGGGCAAGCTGGAGGTGACCTTCGACCAATGGGATGCCTGCACGGCGGAAGGCAAGTGCCCGAAGGCGAGCGATGATGATCTGGGCCGGGGTGACAGGCCGGCTATCAACATCAATTGGAGCGAGGCGCGAAGCTACGTCCAGTGGCTCTCGCAAAAGACGGGGAAGAAGTACCGCTTGCTTTCGGAATCGGAGTGGGAGTACTCAGCCCGGGCCGGAACTACGACGGCTTGGTACTGGGGTGTTTCCGAAGGTAGCCAAGGATCATTGCGCACCTGCCAATACGCCAACGTGCACGACGAAAGCAGCAGCGCCGCCCATCCCTTGTACGTATGGTCTGCCCATCCCTGCGATGATGGTTATGCGGAGACGGCACCGACCGGAAAGTTCAAACCCAATGCCTTTGGACTGCACGATATGTCGGGTAACGTGCGCGAGTGGATCGAGGATTGTTTTCATCTGAATTACACCGGCGCGCCCGCGGATGGTTCGGCTTGGCAGGAAAGCACTTGTGAGAAGCGCATCGTTCGCGGCGGGAGTTGGATCGACGGGTTCCAAACCGTGCGCTCCGCCTACCGGCACACGCTGGACCCGGCGCAACGGGCTTATCACGTGGGATTTCGCGTCGCCAGGGATCTGTAG
- a CDS encoding SDR family oxidoreductase, whose amino-acid sequence MDLKGKVALVTGGNGGLGQRICHALARAGCDVAVIYASSQADAEKVAKDLRITGVRAQAMACDVTDPSQVQALSERALNAFGRVDILVNDAAYNKWIPFSDLDAMTFDEWQKILSVNLTGPMLCIKHLAPALRRNGTGRIVNISSIAGLGPQGSSIPYAVSKAGLIHLTRCMAVGLAPAVLVNCVAPGYLEDTRATSNLDPAYRQRAREGSILKRAADKDDVARQVVSLCETDSITGQTIVVDAGRFFH is encoded by the coding sequence ATGGACCTGAAGGGCAAAGTGGCGCTCGTGACCGGCGGTAATGGCGGCCTCGGCCAGCGCATCTGCCACGCGCTGGCGCGTGCGGGCTGCGATGTGGCGGTGATCTATGCAAGCAGCCAGGCCGATGCCGAAAAAGTCGCGAAGGATTTGCGGATCACCGGGGTTCGCGCGCAGGCCATGGCGTGCGACGTGACCGACCCCTCGCAAGTGCAGGCATTGTCAGAGCGCGCGCTGAACGCCTTCGGGCGGGTGGACATCCTGGTCAACGACGCCGCCTACAACAAATGGATTCCCTTCAGCGATCTGGACGCCATGACGTTCGATGAGTGGCAGAAGATCTTGTCGGTGAACCTCACCGGCCCCATGCTGTGCATCAAGCACCTCGCCCCAGCGCTGCGCCGCAACGGCACGGGGCGCATCGTCAACATCTCGTCCATCGCGGGATTGGGCCCTCAGGGCTCTTCCATTCCCTACGCCGTCTCCAAGGCGGGCCTGATCCATCTCACGCGCTGCATGGCCGTGGGGTTGGCGCCCGCTGTCCTGGTGAATTGCGTGGCGCCGGGCTACCTGGAGGACACGCGCGCCACCAGCAATCTCGATCCAGCCTACCGGCAACGAGCGCGCGAAGGTTCCATTCTTAAGCGGGCGGCGGACAAGGACGACGTAGCGCGCCAAGTGGTCTCTCTATGCGAAACCGACAGCATCACGGGGCAGACCATCGTGGTGGACGCCGGCCGGTTCTTCCACTGA
- a CDS encoding FAD-binding protein, which yields MNMPAERIQTAVEELRALLGSRLSTSTGVRDHHSKDESWHIPHRPDAVAFPNTTEEVSEIVRICARHHTPVVAYGTGTSLEGNVIPEHGGIVADMANMNEVLKVNAEDLDVTVQARVTRKQLNDYIRDQGLFFPIDPGADASLGGMAATRASGTNAVRYGTMRENVLSLTVVLADGRIIRTSRRSRKSAAGYDLTRLFVGSEGTLGIITEVTLRLYGIPEAMAAAVCSFDSLEGAISTVIQTIQLGVPIARIELLDDVQMDAINRFSKLNYPVKDTLFVEFHGTEAGVKEQAVTVQAIAQENTGGEFKWATKAEDRTHLWQARHDVTYANKALRPGCEIWATDVCVPISRLAECIIETKKDLKESFLTAPLVGHVGDGNFHLGFLINRDDPKELAEAERLNDRLVMRALAMDGTCTGEHGIGLGKMKFLAAEHGESVSVMRAIKKALDPLNIMNPGKIFTA from the coding sequence ATGAACATGCCAGCCGAGCGCATTCAAACCGCCGTCGAAGAATTAAGGGCGCTACTCGGCAGCCGGCTTTCCACCAGCACCGGGGTGCGTGACCACCACAGCAAGGATGAGTCGTGGCATATTCCTCACCGGCCCGACGCAGTCGCCTTTCCCAATACGACCGAGGAAGTTTCCGAAATCGTGCGCATCTGCGCCCGGCACCATACCCCGGTGGTGGCCTACGGCACCGGAACCTCGCTCGAAGGCAACGTGATTCCAGAGCATGGTGGCATCGTGGCCGATATGGCCAACATGAACGAAGTGCTGAAGGTCAATGCCGAAGATCTCGACGTCACCGTTCAAGCCCGCGTCACGCGCAAGCAGTTGAACGATTACATCCGCGACCAGGGATTGTTCTTTCCCATCGATCCGGGTGCCGATGCGTCCCTTGGAGGCATGGCCGCCACGCGCGCCTCGGGCACCAATGCCGTGCGCTACGGCACCATGCGCGAGAACGTGCTGTCACTCACCGTGGTGCTGGCCGACGGGCGCATCATCCGCACCTCGCGCCGCTCGCGCAAGTCCGCCGCCGGTTACGACCTCACGCGCCTGTTCGTCGGCAGCGAGGGTACGCTGGGCATCATCACCGAAGTCACTTTGCGACTCTACGGTATTCCGGAAGCGATGGCGGCAGCGGTGTGTTCCTTCGATTCACTGGAAGGGGCCATCAGCACCGTCATCCAAACGATTCAACTAGGTGTGCCCATCGCGCGCATCGAGCTCCTCGACGATGTGCAGATGGATGCGATAAACCGCTTTTCCAAATTGAATTACCCAGTCAAGGACACGCTCTTCGTCGAATTCCACGGAACCGAAGCCGGCGTCAAGGAACAAGCCGTAACCGTGCAAGCCATCGCACAGGAGAACACCGGCGGCGAATTCAAGTGGGCCACCAAGGCGGAGGATCGCACCCATCTTTGGCAAGCTCGCCACGACGTCACCTACGCCAATAAGGCGCTACGCCCTGGGTGCGAGATCTGGGCGACGGACGTGTGCGTTCCCATCTCCCGCTTGGCGGAGTGCATCATCGAAACCAAGAAGGACCTGAAAGAGAGCTTCCTTACCGCCCCGCTCGTGGGTCATGTGGGCGACGGTAACTTCCACCTAGGCTTTCTTATTAACCGCGACGATCCCAAGGAACTGGCCGAAGCCGAGCGATTGAATGACCGCTTGGTCATGCGCGCCCTGGCCATGGACGGCACCTGCACCGGCGAGCACGGGATCGGCCTGGGCAAGATGAAATTCCTCGCGGCCGAGCACGGCGAATCCGTCAGCGTCATGCGCGCCATCAAGAAAGCGCTGGATCCGCTCAACATCATGAACCCTGGGAAGATCTTCACGGCGTAA
- the msrA gene encoding peptide-methionine (S)-S-oxide reductase, translated as MGFIGGLLAMAAPVNGAPTDTAIFAGGCFWCIEADFEKLPGVISVESGYTGGQTDNPTYKQVSGGDTGHTEAVRVVFDPSKVGYEQLVEYFWRHIDPTVKDQQFCDVGSQYRSGIYYQGEAQKRAAEASKKALESRFARIYSEIAPAAKFYPAEEYHQDYYKKNPVRYKYYRFSCGRDARVAEVWGKS; from the coding sequence ATGGGTTTTATCGGTGGTTTGCTGGCCATGGCGGCGCCGGTGAATGGCGCGCCAACCGATACTGCCATCTTCGCGGGAGGCTGCTTCTGGTGCATCGAAGCGGATTTCGAGAAGCTGCCCGGGGTGATCTCCGTCGAGTCCGGATATACCGGAGGCCAAACAGACAACCCAACCTATAAACAAGTAAGCGGCGGGGACACCGGCCACACGGAAGCGGTGCGCGTTGTCTTCGATCCATCGAAGGTCGGCTACGAACAGCTCGTGGAATACTTCTGGCGCCATATCGATCCCACCGTCAAGGACCAGCAATTTTGCGATGTGGGCTCGCAGTACCGCAGCGGCATTTATTATCAGGGAGAAGCTCAGAAGCGCGCGGCGGAAGCGAGCAAGAAGGCACTTGAATCCAGGTTCGCGCGCATTTACTCGGAAATCGCGCCCGCGGCGAAGTTCTACCCAGCGGAGGAATATCACCAGGATTACTACAAGAAGAATCCCGTGCGCTACAAGTATTACCGCTTCAGTTGCGGGCGTGACGCGCGCGTGGCCGAGGTTTGGGGAAAGTCCTAG
- a CDS encoding PLP-dependent aminotransferase family protein has translation MPVLLSERTRNLHASPIREILAVIERPGMISFAGGLPAPETFPGINPGEIPANYLQYGPTEGEPALRSRVAEELGKLGMKCTAEQVLILSGSQQGIDLAGKLFVDAGTPVAVESPTYLAALQVLRYFGARFVSFGPGAMEAGALEHSQARLAYIIPTFQNPTGYCYSARQRDALAAACDAAEVVLLEDDPYRDLVYEACDRTPVCARLERASWIYQGSFSKSFAPGLRLGFLAASADLVPHLTRLKQAADLHSNRISQWLVLQDLNNPGRGERLHGLDATYLRKRNAFDHALRCYMSDLATWQAPPGGLFFWLALKYRIDTRSLLSQAIERGAAFMPGEAFYPEEGEGLGTMRLNFSHACAEDAHRGLGILAQLLHETYPA, from the coding sequence ATGCCAGTACTGTTATCGGAACGCACTCGAAACCTGCATGCCTCGCCCATCCGCGAGATCCTGGCCGTCATCGAGCGGCCGGGCATGATCTCATTCGCCGGCGGATTGCCAGCGCCGGAAACGTTTCCGGGCATCAATCCCGGCGAGATCCCCGCGAACTATCTGCAATACGGGCCCACGGAAGGGGAGCCGGCACTGCGCTCCCGTGTGGCCGAAGAGCTCGGAAAATTGGGAATGAAGTGCACGGCGGAGCAAGTGCTGATTCTTTCCGGCTCGCAGCAAGGCATCGATCTCGCCGGCAAGCTCTTCGTGGACGCCGGTACGCCGGTCGCGGTGGAATCCCCTACCTATCTCGCCGCTCTGCAAGTGTTGCGGTACTTTGGCGCGCGCTTCGTTTCCTTCGGTCCCGGCGCCATGGAGGCCGGCGCTCTGGAACACTCCCAAGCCCGCTTAGCCTACATCATCCCGACCTTTCAGAATCCAACGGGATATTGTTATTCGGCACGGCAGCGCGATGCCCTGGCGGCAGCCTGCGATGCCGCCGAAGTGGTGTTGTTAGAGGACGACCCTTACCGCGATTTGGTCTATGAGGCGTGCGACCGAACACCGGTGTGCGCACGGCTCGAGCGCGCATCGTGGATCTACCAAGGTTCGTTCTCGAAGAGTTTCGCGCCGGGATTGCGTCTGGGCTTCCTGGCCGCGTCCGCGGATCTCGTGCCCCATCTCACGCGGCTCAAGCAAGCCGCCGATTTGCACAGCAACCGAATCAGCCAATGGCTGGTGTTGCAAGATTTGAACAATCCCGGGCGCGGGGAGCGCTTGCATGGCTTAGACGCCACTTATCTACGCAAGCGCAATGCTTTCGATCATGCTTTGCGGTGTTACATGAGTGACTTGGCCACGTGGCAAGCACCGCCCGGCGGATTGTTCTTCTGGCTCGCTCTCAAATACAGGATCGATACTCGCAGCCTACTGTCCCAGGCGATAGAGCGCGGTGCGGCCTTCATGCCCGGAGAGGCGTTCTATCCCGAGGAGGGTGAAGGCCTGGGTACCATGCGGCTAAATTTCAGCCACGCCTGCGCGGAGGATGCTCACCGAGGGCTCGGCATCTTAGCCCAGTTACTTCACGAGACCTACCCGGCCTAG
- a CDS encoding amidohydrolase, whose product MAIQRHIGVHMSDEEYKTVVPADEAAFRSPIPTQIVSNGEYNPLPQTEKQAKVEALIKEMADVQAKRYGMDRRQFLATSAGMATAFVAMNKIHGGDVFDVSEAEANDMQMSDYRKKQLANQFIFDDQTHFIRDDFKQEGLLGLTKWAVGAKVNANINSAPMTLARYKMDNYLKEIFLDSDTKVSLLSGAPFDDPSWWLLSNDAIQNACRSVNKMAGQTRMLGHTIITPKYPNWMDEVDRGIETLHPCSWKSYTIGDPFGPSKFAWRLDDEKLMYPFYEKAIKAGINTICIHKGLMPRDYTKAFAGTWEHASAWDIGKAAKDWPGMNFVIYHSALRPWLADQPEADLQKFLDTGYVEWATDLARIPEKFGVNNVYGEIGSTFASTAITNPKFCAMFIGQLVNMMGPERVVWGTDSVWYGSPQWQIEAMRRMEIPDDVMKKMGWKIKLGGPNSEVKQKILGLNSAQLYGLDIKLAQGPAFTEDKLAAIKAEYLAMGGDTGRSNAAYGYIAKKDQSAA is encoded by the coding sequence ATGGCTATTCAAAGGCATATTGGCGTCCATATGAGCGACGAGGAGTACAAGACGGTGGTACCGGCCGACGAGGCCGCGTTCCGCTCGCCTATCCCTACTCAAATCGTCTCCAATGGCGAATACAACCCGCTGCCGCAGACCGAGAAGCAGGCCAAGGTCGAGGCCCTGATCAAGGAAATGGCGGATGTTCAAGCAAAGCGCTACGGCATGGACCGGCGCCAATTCCTGGCCACCAGCGCCGGGATGGCAACCGCGTTCGTGGCCATGAACAAAATTCATGGCGGCGATGTTTTCGACGTTTCCGAGGCGGAAGCCAACGACATGCAAATGTCGGATTACCGCAAGAAGCAGCTGGCCAACCAGTTCATCTTCGACGACCAAACCCACTTCATTCGGGACGACTTCAAGCAAGAAGGTTTGCTCGGTCTGACCAAGTGGGCCGTGGGCGCCAAGGTGAACGCCAACATCAACAGCGCGCCGATGACCTTGGCCCGCTACAAGATGGACAACTACCTGAAAGAGATCTTCCTGGACAGCGACACGAAAGTATCGCTGCTCTCGGGCGCTCCTTTCGATGATCCGTCCTGGTGGTTGCTATCCAACGATGCGATCCAAAACGCCTGCCGCTCCGTGAACAAGATGGCCGGCCAAACCCGCATGCTGGGCCACACCATCATCACACCCAAGTATCCCAACTGGATGGACGAGGTGGATCGCGGTATTGAAACCCTGCACCCCTGCAGCTGGAAATCCTACACCATCGGCGACCCCTTCGGCCCCTCCAAGTTCGCTTGGCGCCTGGACGACGAGAAGCTGATGTATCCCTTCTACGAGAAGGCCATCAAGGCCGGCATCAACACCATCTGTATTCACAAGGGCTTGATGCCACGCGACTACACCAAGGCCTTCGCCGGAACGTGGGAACACGCTTCCGCTTGGGACATTGGCAAAGCCGCCAAGGATTGGCCCGGCATGAACTTCGTGATCTACCACTCGGCGCTGCGTCCATGGCTAGCGGACCAACCCGAAGCGGATCTGCAGAAGTTCCTCGACACCGGATACGTCGAGTGGGCAACGGATCTGGCCCGCATTCCCGAGAAGTTCGGCGTGAACAACGTCTACGGGGAAATCGGCTCCACCTTCGCCTCCACCGCCATCACCAACCCAAAGTTCTGCGCCATGTTCATCGGCCAGTTGGTCAATATGATGGGCCCGGAGCGCGTGGTGTGGGGAACGGATTCCGTATGGTACGGTTCGCCCCAGTGGCAGATCGAAGCCATGCGCCGCATGGAAATTCCCGACGACGTCATGAAGAAGATGGGCTGGAAGATCAAGCTGGGCGGTCCGAACAGCGAAGTCAAACAGAAGATCCTCGGCCTAAACTCCGCTCAGCTCTACGGCCTGGACATCAAACTTGCTCAGGGCCCGGCGTTCACCGAAGACAAGCTGGCAGCCATCAAGGCCGAATACTTGGCCATGGGTGGGGACACCGGCCGCAGCAACGCTGCCTACGGTTACATCGCCAAGAAAGATCAGTCCGCCGCGTAA